A single region of the Cronobacter condimenti 1330 genome encodes:
- a CDS encoding MBL fold metallo-hydrolase → MIIDVLGSGSAFATQQNTSSILIQGASTQWLVDCGPTIPRALWQRQTPINAIDAIWFTHVHPDHCAGLAALLNQWKSLGREKPLTLFCQPAQRAVLQQLALLAVWPQTTFCFAIDWQDIAAEMTWRDWRIRSAATQHEIPCRSLRIDTDGMALFYSGDGRPTPESLALMAGATLAFQECASWRALEDDASHGDFPSCQTVCECLQLPALGLYHCWEADIPAIREACARHPALFLTEDGQRHTLARAQASA, encoded by the coding sequence ATGATTATTGATGTGCTCGGCAGCGGCAGCGCGTTCGCCACGCAGCAAAATACGTCGTCAATATTGATTCAGGGCGCTTCGACGCAGTGGCTGGTCGACTGCGGCCCCACTATTCCGCGTGCGCTCTGGCAGCGCCAGACGCCGATTAACGCCATTGATGCCATCTGGTTTACGCATGTTCACCCGGATCACTGCGCCGGGCTGGCGGCGTTACTTAATCAGTGGAAAAGCCTGGGGCGCGAGAAACCGCTGACCCTATTTTGCCAGCCCGCCCAGCGGGCGGTGTTACAACAACTGGCCCTGCTGGCGGTCTGGCCGCAAACGACGTTTTGTTTCGCTATCGACTGGCAGGACATCGCCGCGGAAATGACGTGGCGCGACTGGCGCATCCGCAGCGCGGCAACGCAGCATGAGATCCCGTGTCGGTCGCTGCGTATCGACACCGACGGCATGGCGCTTTTTTACAGCGGCGACGGCAGGCCGACCCCGGAAAGTCTGGCGCTGATGGCGGGTGCCACGCTCGCCTTTCAGGAGTGCGCCTCCTGGCGCGCGCTGGAGGATGACGCCTCCCACGGCGATTTTCCCTCCTGCCAGACGGTGTGCGAATGCCTGCAACTGCCTGCGCTCGGGCTTTATCACTGCTGGGAGGCTGATATTCCGGCCATTCGCGAGGCCTGCGCGCGTCATCCGGCGCTGTTTTTAACGGAAGACGGCCAGCGGCATACGCTGGCACGTGCGCAGGCGAGCGCATGA